Proteins encoded together in one Falco peregrinus isolate bFalPer1 chromosome 2, bFalPer1.pri, whole genome shotgun sequence window:
- the ABRAXAS1 gene encoding BRCA1-A complex subunit Abraxas 1 isoform X2, with the protein MEGESTSALLSGFVFGALAFQHLSTDSDTEGFLLGDVKGEAKNSITDSQLDDVEVVYTIDIQKHIPCYQLFSFYNSAGELNEVALKKILSGCKKSVIGWYKFRRNTDQTMTFRERLLHKNLQSHLSNQGLVFLLLTSSVMTESFSTYRLEHALHRPQEGSQFFYEDGSLEEVHKINEMYATLQEELKKICSTVEVSERSVEKLLAEVSQLKEEIKRKKQQSCSEDRDDPGEPKENVLLCQALQTFFPNSGFQTCIVSFKGQQISKNCCNIDHNINVIDKLTLMVKERDFTEAETRHLAKRKVRGTITGSKSFKKSRSLHLHQKLLQDQEDSDQERKFMLMSTETDEDIFEKGDTNEISLSPTF; encoded by the exons ATGGAGGGCGAGAGCACGTCTGCTCTGCTCTCGGGCTTCGTCTTCGGCGCCCTCGCCTTCCAGCACCTCAGCACCGACTCGGACACG GAAGGTTTTCTCCTTGGAGATGTGAAAGGTGAAGCCAAGAACAGCATTACTGACTCACAGCTGGATGATGTTGAAGTTGTTTATACCATTG ATATACAGAAGCACATTCCATGCTACCAGTTGTTCAG CTTTTATAATTCTGCAGGAGAACTGAATGAAGTTGCCTTGAAGAAAATACTATCAGGCTGTaagaag AGTGTAATAGGATGGTACAAATTCAGACGTAACACAGACCAGACCATGACATTCCGGGAAAGACTTCTTCATAAGAATTTACAGTCACACCTGTCAAATCAGGGTCTTGTATTCCTTTTATTAACCTCTAGCGTGATGACAGAAAGCTTCTCTACTTACAGACTGGAACATGCTTTACATCGGCCACAAGAAGg GTCACAGTTCTTTTATGAAGATGGATCCTTAGAAGAGGTTCATAAGATAAATGAGATGTATGCCACCTTGCAGGAGGAACTGAAG aaaataTGCTCTACAGTAGAAGTCAGTGAACGATCTGTAGAGAAACTCTTAGCAGAGGTGAGccaattaaaagaagaaataaagcgGAAAAAGCAACAGAGTTGTTCAG aagacagagATGACCCAGGAGAGCCAAAGGAGAATGTTCTCCTTTGTCAGGCACTGCAAACATTTTTCCCTAATTCTGGATTTCAGACATGTATTGTTTCCTTCAAAGGCCAACAGATATCCAAGAACTGCTGTAACATAGACCATAATATTAATGTCATAGACAAACTGACTCTTATGGTAAAGGAAAGAGACTTCACTGAAGCTGAAACAAGACACCTAGCCAAGCGTAAGGTCAGAGGGACCATAACAGGATCAAAGTCATTCAAGAAATCCAGATCACTGCACCTTCACCAAAAATTACTTCAAGACCAAGAGGACAGTGACCAGGAAAGGAAGTTTATGCTGATGAGCACTGAAACAGATGAGGACATCTTTGAAAAGGGAGACACAAATGAAATCTCACTCTCTCCTACTTTTTGA
- the ABRAXAS1 gene encoding BRCA1-A complex subunit Abraxas 1 isoform X3, with translation MTFRERLLHKNLQSHLSNQGLVFLLLTSSVMTESFSTYRLEHALHRPQEGLFQKVPLVVTNLGMAEQQGYRTVSGSCVSSGFVRAVRQHRSQFFYEDGSLEEVHKINEMYATLQEELKKICSTVEVSERSVEKLLAEVSQLKEEIKRKKQQSCSEDRDDPGEPKENVLLCQALQTFFPNSGFQTCIVSFKGQQISKNCCNIDHNINVIDKLTLMVKERDFTEAETRHLAKRKVRGTITGSKSFKKSRSLHLHQKLLQDQEDSDQERKFMLMSTETDEDIFEKGDTNEISLSPTF, from the exons ATGACATTCCGGGAAAGACTTCTTCATAAGAATTTACAGTCACACCTGTCAAATCAGGGTCTTGTATTCCTTTTATTAACCTCTAGCGTGATGACAGAAAGCTTCTCTACTTACAGACTGGAACATGCTTTACATCGGCCACAAGAAGg TCTTTTCCAGAAAGTTCCTCTGGTGGTTACCAACTTGGGTATGGCAGAACAGCAAGGTTACAGAACAGTGTCTGGTTCCTGTGTATCTTCCGGGTTTGTCAGAGCAGTAAGACAACACAG GTCACAGTTCTTTTATGAAGATGGATCCTTAGAAGAGGTTCATAAGATAAATGAGATGTATGCCACCTTGCAGGAGGAACTGAAG aaaataTGCTCTACAGTAGAAGTCAGTGAACGATCTGTAGAGAAACTCTTAGCAGAGGTGAGccaattaaaagaagaaataaagcgGAAAAAGCAACAGAGTTGTTCAG aagacagagATGACCCAGGAGAGCCAAAGGAGAATGTTCTCCTTTGTCAGGCACTGCAAACATTTTTCCCTAATTCTGGATTTCAGACATGTATTGTTTCCTTCAAAGGCCAACAGATATCCAAGAACTGCTGTAACATAGACCATAATATTAATGTCATAGACAAACTGACTCTTATGGTAAAGGAAAGAGACTTCACTGAAGCTGAAACAAGACACCTAGCCAAGCGTAAGGTCAGAGGGACCATAACAGGATCAAAGTCATTCAAGAAATCCAGATCACTGCACCTTCACCAAAAATTACTTCAAGACCAAGAGGACAGTGACCAGGAAAGGAAGTTTATGCTGATGAGCACTGAAACAGATGAGGACATCTTTGAAAAGGGAGACACAAATGAAATCTCACTCTCTCCTACTTTTTGA
- the ABRAXAS1 gene encoding BRCA1-A complex subunit Abraxas 1 isoform X1, with protein MEGESTSALLSGFVFGALAFQHLSTDSDTEGFLLGDVKGEAKNSITDSQLDDVEVVYTIDIQKHIPCYQLFSFYNSAGELNEVALKKILSGCKKSVIGWYKFRRNTDQTMTFRERLLHKNLQSHLSNQGLVFLLLTSSVMTESFSTYRLEHALHRPQEGLFQKVPLVVTNLGMAEQQGYRTVSGSCVSSGFVRAVRQHRSQFFYEDGSLEEVHKINEMYATLQEELKKICSTVEVSERSVEKLLAEVSQLKEEIKRKKQQSCSEDRDDPGEPKENVLLCQALQTFFPNSGFQTCIVSFKGQQISKNCCNIDHNINVIDKLTLMVKERDFTEAETRHLAKRKVRGTITGSKSFKKSRSLHLHQKLLQDQEDSDQERKFMLMSTETDEDIFEKGDTNEISLSPTF; from the exons ATGGAGGGCGAGAGCACGTCTGCTCTGCTCTCGGGCTTCGTCTTCGGCGCCCTCGCCTTCCAGCACCTCAGCACCGACTCGGACACG GAAGGTTTTCTCCTTGGAGATGTGAAAGGTGAAGCCAAGAACAGCATTACTGACTCACAGCTGGATGATGTTGAAGTTGTTTATACCATTG ATATACAGAAGCACATTCCATGCTACCAGTTGTTCAG CTTTTATAATTCTGCAGGAGAACTGAATGAAGTTGCCTTGAAGAAAATACTATCAGGCTGTaagaag AGTGTAATAGGATGGTACAAATTCAGACGTAACACAGACCAGACCATGACATTCCGGGAAAGACTTCTTCATAAGAATTTACAGTCACACCTGTCAAATCAGGGTCTTGTATTCCTTTTATTAACCTCTAGCGTGATGACAGAAAGCTTCTCTACTTACAGACTGGAACATGCTTTACATCGGCCACAAGAAGg TCTTTTCCAGAAAGTTCCTCTGGTGGTTACCAACTTGGGTATGGCAGAACAGCAAGGTTACAGAACAGTGTCTGGTTCCTGTGTATCTTCCGGGTTTGTCAGAGCAGTAAGACAACACAG GTCACAGTTCTTTTATGAAGATGGATCCTTAGAAGAGGTTCATAAGATAAATGAGATGTATGCCACCTTGCAGGAGGAACTGAAG aaaataTGCTCTACAGTAGAAGTCAGTGAACGATCTGTAGAGAAACTCTTAGCAGAGGTGAGccaattaaaagaagaaataaagcgGAAAAAGCAACAGAGTTGTTCAG aagacagagATGACCCAGGAGAGCCAAAGGAGAATGTTCTCCTTTGTCAGGCACTGCAAACATTTTTCCCTAATTCTGGATTTCAGACATGTATTGTTTCCTTCAAAGGCCAACAGATATCCAAGAACTGCTGTAACATAGACCATAATATTAATGTCATAGACAAACTGACTCTTATGGTAAAGGAAAGAGACTTCACTGAAGCTGAAACAAGACACCTAGCCAAGCGTAAGGTCAGAGGGACCATAACAGGATCAAAGTCATTCAAGAAATCCAGATCACTGCACCTTCACCAAAAATTACTTCAAGACCAAGAGGACAGTGACCAGGAAAGGAAGTTTATGCTGATGAGCACTGAAACAGATGAGGACATCTTTGAAAAGGGAGACACAAATGAAATCTCACTCTCTCCTACTTTTTGA